The DNA region CTCTACCTCGGCGGCGTCCAGGTGGCGCGCGGGTACCTTGGCGATCCGCGGCTGACGGCCGAGAGGTTCGTACCTGACCCCGGCGGTCACGGTGCGCGCATGTACCGCACAGGCGATCTCGTCACCGCTGGCGAAGATCACCGCCTGCACTTCCTGGGCAGGTCCGACAATCAGGTCAAGGTCCGCGGCTTCCGCATCGAGCTCGGTGAGGTCGAAGCGGCGTTGACCAGGATACCCGGAATCCTCGAAGCGGTGGTGGCGGTCACCGAATTCGACACTGTCAAACGTTTGACAGCTCACTACCAGAGCGAGAGCATCATTGATCACGTCACGCTGAGGAATCAGCTGATCGAGTGGCTGCCCCTGCACCTGGTCCCGGGAGTATTCACGAGGTGGCCGGAGCTGCCCAGAACGCCCAACGGGAAGATAGACCGGGATCTCCTCTGGACAGCGACACCATCGACGACCGCGTCCCCCTCCCCCGACATAGAAACCACGCTGGTGCGGCTCTTGTGCCGGATCTGCGCCCGAGTACTCGCCATCGCCTCCGTCGATCCCGAGCAGGACTTCTTCGAACAAGGCGGGGACTCCCTGCTGGCCACCCAGTTCGTGAACCAGATTCGGGACGTGCTCAACGTCAAGGTGACGTTGATGGATGTCTTCGATGCCGAGAGTCTGCGACAGCTGAGCGACACCCTGTCCAGTCGGCTGACCTGATCGGGACTCGGCGACGCCGCGTCGAAAGGTGAACCATGAAGGCAGATCGATCTGTGATGAGTGAGATGGAACAAGCCATCGCGTCACATCGCGCGGTGCGTGTCTGCGCTGTCGAGGAGGTGCAGACGCCGGGCCCTGAGGCCGACGTCATCGCGTACGTATGCCCTGAGCCGAGCCTGCGCGACGCCGAGTGGGGCGACCAGCGTCTGGCCGAATGGCGTGGCCTGTACGAGCATACGTATCAAGGCAGCCTGGCGGCGGGCGATCCGGATCTGAACCTCGCCGGATGGCTCAGCAGCTATACAGGAAGCCCTTTGAAACGCACCGACATGGCCGCGTGGCTGGACACCACCGAGGAGCGCATCGCCGCGCTGCGGCCCGGCAGAGTCATCGAAGTCGGCTGTGGATCCGGCATGATACTTCGCCGTGTTCTCAAGCACTGCACGGCCTACTCCGGCACGGACATCTCGCCAACAGCCGTCGACTACCTTCAGCAGGCGCTGGACCATTCTCCGGACACGACGACACCGCTCCTGCTGTGGACCGCGCCCGCGCATCAAAGCTTCACCGCGGAAACCGAGTACGACACCGTCGTCATGAATTCAGTGATCCAGTACTTCCCGTCAGTCGAGTATCTCGACAAGACTCTGGAGCTCGCGATCAACGCGACCGCGGACGGCGGTCACATCTTCATCGGCGACGTCCGAAGCCTCCCGCTCCTTGAGCTCTTCCACACTTCGGTCGAACTGCTGAAAACCCGACCGGAGACGGAAGTCGGAAGCTTCCGAGCGCAGATCCAGCGCATGGCAGACCAAGAGCGGGAGCTCTGCCTGAGTCCCGGCTACTTTTCCATGCTCAGCCGTCGCAATCCCCGCGTCACGGGAGTCCGCATACTCCTCAAGCGCGGACGTTACCGCAACGAAGTCAGCCGGTTCCGATACGACGTCATTCTCCGGATCGGCCGAACAGCCTCGACTGAACCGCTGAGCGCCGAGGAGATCCTCCACTGGCCGGATAGCGGTCTGCCGTTGCAGAGCTTCGGCGAGAGACTGTCGGCCTGGCGAGGGCCACGCCTGACGATCCGAGAGATCCCCAATGCCAGACTGTCCTCGCTTATCGCGCTACAGCACGCGATAGCAGCGGCGGATCCCTGCACCCCGGTCGGAGAAGTGGTTACGCATTCGAACGGCTCCACCGTGGCCGGCATCGATCCCGAGGACCTATGGGATCTGGCCCGCGACAACGGGTACCATCTCGACCTGAGTTGGAGCGCCGGTAACCCGAACGGGTTGTTCGACGCATACTTCGACCGCGAGCCGCCGACGGGCACTGTCCACCGGCTGGAGCAGGACCTGTGCGCGTATGACGTCTCAAGACATGCGAACGACCCACTGTGGGAACGCCTTTGTGGTGCCCTCCTCACAGAGCTGACCCTGGATCTGCGCGAGTCCGGTACGAAGCTTCCGGACCGTTTCGCGTTCCTGCATGCGCTGCCAGAAACCCCTGACGGCCAACCGGACAGATCAGCGCTGCGCCGGCTGCCGTGGGATCTCACGATGGCGGTACCCGGCTAAGCTGCGGACGGTCGTGGCCTCCTACCGGCGGCGGGTACGTTTTTTGGCGCTCGGTAGCTGGCCACGACGCCGTGCTGTGTTCACCCACGCCTGAGCGGTATACCGGGGAACGCCGAAGGCGTCGGCCAACGCGCCGATGGTCGGGTATTCGTGGAAAGCCTCCACGAAGCCGGCCGGCATGGTCCGATAAGCCCGCTCGGATCCCGGCTCGGCCGACGGCCGAACAGCAGCCGGAACGCTGACGCGAGCCGGTGCGGAGCTTTCGCCTACCGGCCTGACCACTCCAGTCGGCTGATCCGACGAGGCGGCAGAGGTATCAGTCTCAGCGAAGGTACTCTGCGGAAGAGCCCGCAGTAACAGCTCCATTGCTTCGGAAGGCGTCACCCCGCCGCCCGGCGCAGCCTTCAGGTGCAGCTCCGTGATGAGTGGCACACCTGCGGAAACATCCA from Catenulispora sp. EB89 includes:
- a CDS encoding methyltransferase — encoded protein: MEQAIASHRAVRVCAVEEVQTPGPEADVIAYVCPEPSLRDAEWGDQRLAEWRGLYEHTYQGSLAAGDPDLNLAGWLSSYTGSPLKRTDMAAWLDTTEERIAALRPGRVIEVGCGSGMILRRVLKHCTAYSGTDISPTAVDYLQQALDHSPDTTTPLLLWTAPAHQSFTAETEYDTVVMNSVIQYFPSVEYLDKTLELAINATADGGHIFIGDVRSLPLLELFHTSVELLKTRPETEVGSFRAQIQRMADQERELCLSPGYFSMLSRRNPRVTGVRILLKRGRYRNEVSRFRYDVILRIGRTASTEPLSAEEILHWPDSGLPLQSFGERLSAWRGPRLTIREIPNARLSSLIALQHAIAAADPCTPVGEVVTHSNGSTVAGIDPEDLWDLARDNGYHLDLSWSAGNPNGLFDAYFDREPPTGTVHRLEQDLCAYDVSRHANDPLWERLCGALLTELTLDLRESGTKLPDRFAFLHALPETPDGQPDRSALRRLPWDLTMAVPG